The Desmodus rotundus isolate HL8 chromosome 3, HLdesRot8A.1, whole genome shotgun sequence genome includes a region encoding these proteins:
- the KIAA2013 gene encoding uncharacterized protein KIAA2013 homolog codes for MWLQQRLKGLPGLLSSSWARRLLCLLGLLLLLLWFGGSGARRAAGGLHLLSWARGEVGAAEPSACLEAATRAWRGLRERGEAVPLGPGVPALVANGFLALDVTANRLWVTPGEREPAVAPDLVPFVQLRPLNVLSEAGESVLLLREGLLRRVRCLQLGTPGSGAAAAAPGPASASGLVTGSGRDCVLLQEDFLAHRGRPHVYLQRIQLNNPTERVAALQTVGPTAAPVPRTYTSTLEKVGDHQFLLYSGLSPPVPTGLVHLVVVAAKKLVNRLQVAPKSQLDETVLWVVHVSGPVNPQVLKSKAAKELKALQDLARKEMLELLEMPAAELLQDHQRLWAQLFSPGVEMKKITDAHTPSGLTVNLTLYYMMSCSPAPLLSPNLSHREREQMESTLSYEDHCFSGHATMHAENLWPGRLSSVQQILQLSDLWRLTLQKRGCKGLVKVGAPGILQGMVLSFGGLQFTENHLQFQADPDVLHNSYALHGIRYKNDHINLAVLADTEGKPYLHVSVESGGQPVKIYACEAGCLDEPVELSSAPQGHTFSVMVTQPITPLLYISTDLTHLQDLRHTLHLKAILAHDEHMARQDPGLPFLFWFSVASLIALFHLFLFKLIYNECCGPGATPLFRSKEDPSV; via the exons ATGTGGCTGCAGCAACGGCTTAAGGGGCTGCCGGGACTGCTGTCGAGCAGCTGGGCCCGCCGCCTCCTCTGCCTGCTCGGCCTCCTGCTGTTGCTTCTGTGGTTCGGGGGCTCCGGGgcgcggcgggcggcgggcggcctGCACCTGCTGTCCTGGGCCCGCGGCGAGGTGGGCGCGGCCGAGCCCTCTGCCTGTCTGGAGGCGGCCACCCGTGCCTGGCGCGGCCTGCGAGAGCGCGGCGAGGCTGTGCCGCTGGGTCCTGGGGTGCCGGCCCTGGTGGCCAACGGCTTCCTGGCCCTGGACGTGACTGCCAACCGGCTGTGGGTGACCCCTGGGGAGCGGGAGCCCGCCGTGGCGCCGGACCTCGTGCCCTTCGTGCAGCTGCGCCCGCTCAACGTGCTTTCCGAAGCTGGAGAGTCAGTGCTCCTGCTGCGTGAAGGGCTGTTGCGCCGGGTGCGTTGCCTGCAGCTCGGGACCCCAGGTTCCGGCGCTGCAGCCGCTGCCCCCGGGCCAGCCTCAGCCTCTGGCCTTGTCACGGGATCCGGCCGCGACTGCGTGCTGCTGCAGGAGGACTTTTTGGCCCACCGGGGCCGACCCCACGTCTATCTGCAGCGCATCCAGCTCAACAACCCCACGGAACGCGTGGCCGCGTTGCAGACTGTGGGACCCACGGCTGCTCCGGTCCCCAGGACCTACACCAGTACTCTGGAGAAGGTTGGAGACCATCAGTTCCTCCTCTATTCGGGCCTGTCCCCGCCTGTTCCCACCGGGCTGGTGCACCTGGTGGTGGTGGCCGCCAAGAAACTAGTGAACCGGCTCCAAGTGGCTCCCAAGTCGCAGCTGGATGAGACGGTACTGTGGGTGGTGCACGTCTCAGGGCCAGTCAACCCCCAGGTGCTCAAAAGCAAAGCAGCCAAGGAGCTCAAGGCACTCCAGGACTTGGCACGGAAAGAAATGCTGGAGCTCTTGGAGATGCCCGCAGCCGAGCTGCTTCAGGACCACCAGCGCCTCTGGGCTCAGCTCTTCAGCCCAG GTGTGGAAATGAAGAAGATCACAGATGCCCATACCCCATCTGGCCTGACCGTGAACCTGACCCTGTATTATATGAtgtcctgctccccagccccactgctcAGCCCCAACCTGAGCCACAGAGAGCGAGAGCAGATGGAGTCAACGCTCAGCTACGAAGATCACTGCTTCAGCGGCCATGCCACCATGCACGCTGAGAACCTCTGGCCTGGCCGGCTGTCCTCCGTCCAGCAGATCCTGCAGCTCTCCGACCTGTGGAGGCTGACCCTGCAGAAGCGCGGCTGCAAGGGACTGGTGAAGGTGGGCGCCCCAGGCATCCTGCAGGGCATGGTGCTCAGCTTCGGGGGGCTGCAGTTCACCGAGAACCACCTCCAGTTCCAGGCCGACCCCGACGTGCTGCACAACAGCTACGCCTTGCACGGCATCCGCTACAAGAACGACCACATCAACCTGGCCGTGCTGGCGGACACCGAGGGCAAGCCGTACCTGCACGTGTCCGTGGAGTCCGGCGGCCAGCCGGTTAAGATCTATGCCTGCGAAGCGGGCTGCCTGGACGAGCCCGTGGAGCTCAGCTCCGCACCCCAGGGCCACACCTTCTCAGTCATGGTCACACAGCCCATCACGCCCCTGCTCTACATCTCCACCGACCTCACGCACCTGCAGGACCTGCGGCACACGCTGCACCTCAAGGCCATCCTGGCCCACGACGAGCACATGGCCCGGCAGGACCCCGGGCTGCCCTTCCTCTTCTGGTTCAGCGTGGCTTCCCTCATCGCCCTCTTCCACCTTTTCCTCTTCAAGCTCATCTACAACGAGTGCTGCGGGCCCGGGGCCACGCCCCTCTTCAGGAGTAAG GAAGATCCCAGTGTCTGA